TTCAGGAATACGTGAGCGCACCTGTCCGCGATTTTCCAAAGTACACGACCCAATTGATGAATCTCGCAAATCAAAATTCACAGGGTACGCGACCAAGAGTTGTTGGGCAAATGAGCGATCTGATTCAGGAATTTCCAGGGCAAACTTTTGAAGAATGGGTTATGTGGTATCAAGAACAACATCCCGATGCAATTGATGACGCGACAGATAAAATAATTTCAATGATAGAGAATTTCAGCGTGGTGTTTCCCAAAATTGACCGGGATTTGGTGAGGTCCTGGGTAGAGGATTTGGTTCTTGTCAAGACCTTCACCGGACTCAGATTCCAGGAGGCGATTCTGAAAAAACTGGCCGAGATGAAAGGCTGCAATTACCGTTTGGCAGAACCTTACGAAGAATCCCAGGGCATAGATGGATTCGTGGGAGAGGAAGCGTATTCTATTAAGCCGAGTACCTATCGCTCCCAAAATTTAGCGGAATCCATAAATATAAAAATCATATTTTACGATAAAAAGAGGGATGGGGTGGTGTTTGATATACCAGAGGACTTTTGAGATGTTGAATAAAAAAGATATTATGCCAGTAATTGAGCGAGCACTATTAGAAGATGTGGGGGATGGGGATATTACGACAAAATGGACCGTGCCATTGACAAAGCAGGCGAAGGCGAAAATTATTGCGAGGGCAGATGGCGTGATTGCGGGATTGGATGTGGCGCAATGGGTATTTGAAGCGGTAGAGGAAGCGATTGTATTCGAGGCACATGTCGAAGATGGCGAGCGCGTTGCGGATGGCGATATTTTGGCTGAGGTTTCTGGTCCGGCGCGTGGTCTGTTGACAGGTGAGCGCGTCGCGTTGAATTTTTTGCAGCGTATGTCGGGTATTGCAACGATGACGGCACAGTTTGTAGAGGCCGTAAAAGGGACACAGACGCAGATTCTGGATACGCGCAAGACTGCGCCGGGATTGCGATTATTAGATAAATATGCCGTTGTTGCGGGCGGTGGTGTAAATCATCGGGTCGGATTGTTCGATATGGTGCTGATGAAGGAGAATCACATTGAGGCAGCGGACGGTATTGGACCGGCACTGCTTTCGGTGTGGAAAGGGATGGATTTCGAAGGTCGAGAAGTGCCCGTGGAGGTGGAGGTGGAAACGCTATCAGAACTCGATGAGGTTCTCGTTTTGGGCGCGGATCGCGTGATGTTGGACAATATGAGCCTGGATGAAATGTGTGAAGCCGTGGAAAAGGTGAAAAAATTAAAAGGCAAAAGACCCGAATTGGAAGCCTCGGGCAATGTGTCCTTAGATAGCGTACGGGCAATTGCAGAAACGGGCGTGGATCTTATTTCAGTGGGTGCGCTTACGCATTCGGTGAAGGCCCTGGATATCAGTATGTTGTTCGATAGGAAACAGAATGTAGCGCCCGTTAGAAAATAAAAGGCTCGATCGGGATTGTTGCATCGGGCCTTTGTTTGTTGTGGCTCAATAAAAAAACGCCGAAGAGATTGGATGTGATCTCTTCGGCGACGGTATTAATATAACGTACTTTGCCTTGTTTGTCAAGTTTGTAAATCTTTGATAAACAGTAAGTTAAAAGTTGACATTCCACGTT
This window of the Gemmatimonadota bacterium genome carries:
- the nadC gene encoding carboxylating nicotinate-nucleotide diphosphorylase — translated: MLNKKDIMPVIERALLEDVGDGDITTKWTVPLTKQAKAKIIARADGVIAGLDVAQWVFEAVEEAIVFEAHVEDGERVADGDILAEVSGPARGLLTGERVALNFLQRMSGIATMTAQFVEAVKGTQTQILDTRKTAPGLRLLDKYAVVAGGGVNHRVGLFDMVLMKENHIEAADGIGPALLSVWKGMDFEGREVPVEVEVETLSELDEVLVLGADRVMLDNMSLDEMCEAVEKVKKLKGKRPELEASGNVSLDSVRAIAETGVDLISVGALTHSVKALDISMLFDRKQNVAPVRK
- a CDS encoding MjaI family restriction endonuclease, with translation MEIKLKNAEIQEYVSAPVRDFPKYTTQLMNLANQNSQGTRPRVVGQMSDLIQEFPGQTFEEWVMWYQEQHPDAIDDATDKIISMIENFSVVFPKIDRDLVRSWVEDLVLVKTFTGLRFQEAILKKLAEMKGCNYRLAEPYEESQGIDGFVGEEAYSIKPSTYRSQNLAESINIKIIFYDKKRDGVVFDIPEDF